The DNA window ATCAAAGAGAAGAAGGAATAACAATGACTAAAGAAATCAACGCAATGTTAATTCCGCAAGGAAATTTAGAAAGTTATATTCGTGCTGCTAATGAATATCCAATGTTAACGGCAGAAGAAGAAAAAGAGTTAGCAGAGCGTTTGTATTATCACGAAGATGTTGAGGCGGCAAAAAAATTAATTTTATCTCACCTACGTTTTGTCATTCATATTGCACGTGGTTATTCTGGCTATGGTTTACCGCAAGCAGATCTAATTCAAGAAGGCAATATCGGTTTAATGAAAGCGGTGAAACGATTTAATCCCGAAGTTGGGGTGCGTTTAGTCTCTTTTGCCGTACATTGGGTAAAAGCAGAAATTCACGAATATGTTTTACGCAACTGGCGTATTGTAAAAGTTGCTACCACTAAAGCCCAACGTAAATTATTTTTTAATTTACGCAAAACAAAACAACGTTTAGGTTGGTTTAAGCAGAATGAAGTGAATATGGTAGCAGATGAATTAGGCGTATCTGTTGATGATGTCAAAGAGATGGAATCACGTATGAGTGGTTTGGATATGGCATTTGAATTACCAACAGAAGATCATGAAGAGAGTTATGCACCAGCACTCTATTTAGAAGATAAAAGTTCAAATTTTGCGGCAGAATTGGAACAAGAAAATTTTGAGACACAAGCTGTTGATCAATTAAATCAAGCGTTAAATTGTCTCGATCAACGTAGTCGCCATATTATCCAGACTCGCTGGCTTGATGAAAATAAAGCAACATTACAAGAGCTAGCGGATCAATATGGTGTGTCTGCAGAGCGGATTCGACAACTTGAAAATAATGCCTTGAAAAAACTTAAAAATGCAGTGAGTTTTGCATAAACCGTAAAAGACTAGCTTTTTAGCTAGTTTTTTTACTCTTTATTCTATCCTGATAAAAATGATGCACTCTGATTTTATTCCTCATTTAAGTACACATATCTTGGATCTTAACTTAGGTAAACCCGCAGTTAATGTTAAGGTGGAGCTTTATCAACAGCAACACGATCAAGGTTGGTTGCAATTAGATCAACAATTAACAAACGGTGAAGGACGAATTAATCGTTTTAATTTGAGTGTGCCTGCGAGTTTAAAATCAACACTAACTCATTGTTATAAATTAAGATTTTACAGTGGAGAGTATTATTCCCCTCAATTCTCTTTTTATCCTTATATTGATATTCTGTTTCAATTAGACCCAACACAATCGGATTATCATATTCCACTGACTTTATCGCCTTTCGGTTATTCGACTTATCGTGGTTGTTGAGTGTTAATTAGATAGTTTGAGTGAAATAAAAGGCTTAGGTTGGTTAAATCTTATTTGAGATAAAATTAAAAATAGATAACCGTACCTAAATACTAAGCTATTATTTTGGTATTTAAGTACGGAATAATCCTAATGTTTGTTGAATAAAAAATGATTATTTTGTATTAACAGGGTAATCCCACCAAATATCAAATAATTGGCTTATTTCTATTTGTTGGATACCATTGTTTTCTAACCAGTTTTTGACTAATTCACGATGGCTTTCATCACATTTACCTGCTTTTTCAAGGCAAACTAGTCCTTCCCAGTGTAGATAACCACTACCTTCATAGGCAAGACCATTTGGTTTAATCACTTCCCCAATAAAGCGATCTACCACTTGATCGATAGTATTAACATCAGTACCTTCAGCAAATTGCCAATTAACTAAAAAGCCTAACTCTTGAAATTCACCTAAGTGCATTTTTTTGCGTTGTCTTCTATTATGTTGATATGCCATAGTTTTTTCCTTAATTTAAATGATAGTTATTTTTTAATGAAGTAGAGATCCCAAACGCCATGTCCTAGTCGATGCCCTCGTTCTTCAAATTTGGTTAAAGGGCGGAAGATAGGGCGAGGAATAAAATCATTGGTCTTAGAAGTATTTTCTAATCCAGACGTTTGGCTTAGCACTTCTAACATTTGTTCTGCATAATTTTCCCAATCAGTTGCCATATGGACAAACCCACCACTTTGTAGTTTTTGCATAATTAATTGCATAAAAGCAGGTTGAACAATACGGCGTTTATGATGCTTAGCTTTATGCCAAGGATCTGGAAAGAACAGTTGTAATCCACCAAGACTACTATCTGCAATACTTTCATTGAGAATTTCGATTGCATCGTGGCAGATGATCCGCAAATTTTTAATCTCTTTTTGCTTAGCATAAGCGATGCAAGCACCTACGCCGGGGGTATGAACTTCAATGCCTAAATAATTATATTGTGGGTTTTGTTCCGCCATTTCGACTAATGAGCGTCCCATACCAAAACCAATCTCAAGAATCACAGGATGATTATTTTGAAAAATTTCAGCAAAATTAAAAGGCGTTTTTTGATGTTCCAAACCATAGAAATACCAGTTTTCATTCATTGCGCTACGTTGTGCTGCGCTTAACCGACCTGTACGCAGAACAAAACTGCGGATTTTACGCATATAGCGACCATCAGTGGTAAATTCTTCAGTGGTAACTGTTTTACGTTTTTGATCAGCAAAAGTTGTTTTTGGCGTTGTTGACATAAATTTTAATCAATGGTTTTAGTTTTTTATGAATTGGGGCTATTGTACCTGAGAATTGATTTTTTTTCTTGTATTTTAATTGGTTAATTATGCTACACTTCTTCAATTCATAAATTTTTAGTCTTGAAGTATTTTATGCTAGCAAAATCTACCCCTCACGCCCCTTTTGCTCGGGCAGTATTAGCGTGGTATGACAAATATGGCCGCAAGAATTTACCGTGGCAGCAAAATAAAACTTTATATGGTGTCTGGTTATCTGAGGTAATGTTGCAACAAACTCAGGTGGTTACTGTTATTCCTTATTTTCAACGTTTTATCCAAACTTTTCCAACACCAACAGCATTAGCGAATGCAGAGATTGATCAGGTCTTACATCTTTGGACAGGGTTAGGCTATTATGCTCGAGCAAGGAATTTACATAAAGCTGCACAGCAAATTCGTGATCAATTTCAGGGCGAATTTCCAACCTGCTTTGAACAAGTCTTAAGCCTACCGGGGATAGGACGAAGTACGGCAGGGGCAATTCTTTCTTCTTGCTTAAATGCACCTTACCCAATTTTAGATGGGAATGTAAAGCGAGTGTTATCACGCTATTTTGCTATAACTGGTTGGAGTGGTGAGAAAAGCATTGAAAATCGGTTATGGCAATTGAGTGCACAAGTAACACCAAGTACACAAGTGGCTAATTTTAATCAAGCGATGATGGATATTGGGGCGATAGTGTGTACTCGAACCAAGCCAAAATGTAGTTTATGCCCGCTAGAAAAAGAGTGTGTTGCTAATCAAACAGGACAACAAGCTCAATTTCCAACTAAAAAGCCGAAAAAAACGCTCCCTGTTCGTCAAAGTTATTTCTTGTTGTTACGGAATGGGCAAAAAGTATTATTAGAACAGCGTGAGCTAAGTGGATTATGGGGAGGACTATATTGTTTTCCACAATTTGATAGTCAAGATCAACTTGAACAGGCATTACAGCAGCAAGGAATTAAGCATTATCAGCACTTGCCTACATTTCGGCATACTTTCAGCCATTTTCATCTCGATATTTATCCAATTGTTGCTGATTATATACCGCAAGAGAGGGAAGCAATGGAGAATGATGATTGCTATAAGGTCAAAGAGCGTGAGGGTGAGTATTTAACTAGCATACAAAACCTTCCCAAATATTGGTATGATCTAACACAAACTGAGGTACACCAAATTGGTCTTGCGACCCCAGTAAAAAATTTATTATTACAGTTACAAGCAATGTAACAATCTGTGTTTAATTGATAGGAGTTTATTATGTCAAGAACGGTATTTTGTCATTATTTAAAACAAGAAGCAGAAGGCTTAGATTTTCAACTCTACCCTGGTGATTTAGGCAAACGGATCTTTGATTCGATTAGTAAACAAGCTTGGAGTGAATGGTTAAAAAAGCAAACAATGCTAGTGAATGAAAAAAAATTAAATATGATGAACGTTGAACATCGTAAGCTATTAGAACAAGAAATGATAAGTTTCTTATTTGAAGGAAAAGAAATCCATATTGAAGGTTATGTACCACCAACAAAATAGGAAACCCGATGAAAAAACGTTTTGCCTTTTTAACTGCTTTTGTGTTTCTTTATGGTTGTAGTAGTCAGGTGCAAAAAGACATCACTTATGATGATGTTTTTAGTAAAGATACGAAAGGGCTGGATATTCTTACCAGCCAGTTTTCTCACAATATAGATCAGATCTGGGGCGTAAATGAACTCTTAGTTGCTAGCCGTAAAGATTATGTGAAGTACACTGATAATTATTTAACACGCAGCCATATTAGTTTTGATAATGGATTAATTACAGTGGGTACGTTAGGAGATAAAAATCAATTAAAAAGTGCAATTATTCATATTTTATTAATGGGAGATGATCCTTCTGGGATTGATTTACTGACTTCAGGGGATACGCCGATTAGTAATAATCCTTTTTTATTTGGGCAAGTCTTAGATCAGCGTAGTAAGCCAATTAAAAGCCGTAAAGAAGCCACATTATTTGCTGAATACTTGCTGAAAAATAAATTACAACAGCGTTATCTGCAAAATGGACGCAAAGTAGAATATGTTGTTATTCCAATGGTAGCGAATCATATTGCGGTACGTGCAAGGAAATACCTACCTTTTGTCAGAAAAGCTGCTCGCCATTATGGTGTTGATGAAAGCTTGATTTTAGGCATTATGGAAGTGGAATCAAGTTTTAACCCTTATTCAGTTAGTTATGCCAATGCAATCGGCTTAATGCAAGTTGTACCAGATACTGCAGGGCGTGATGTATTTAAGTTAAAAGGCAAGAGTGGTAAACCTTCTCGCCGTTATTTAT is part of the Mergibacter septicus genome and encodes:
- the mltC gene encoding membrane-bound lytic murein transglycosylase MltC yields the protein MKKRFAFLTAFVFLYGCSSQVQKDITYDDVFSKDTKGLDILTSQFSHNIDQIWGVNELLVASRKDYVKYTDNYLTRSHISFDNGLITVGTLGDKNQLKSAIIHILLMGDDPSGIDLLTSGDTPISNNPFLFGQVLDQRSKPIKSRKEATLFAEYLLKNKLQQRYLQNGRKVEYVVIPMVANHIAVRARKYLPFVRKAARHYGVDESLILGIMEVESSFNPYSVSYANAIGLMQVVPDTAGRDVFKLKGKSGKPSRRYLFEPHRNIDTGTAYLWILQNKYFQNITDPTSRRYAVIAAYNSGGGAVLRIFDNDREKAIKKMDKLLPEQLYQILVTKHPSAQARNYLKKVTAAQKGYRKR
- a CDS encoding oxidative damage protection protein, with product MSRTVFCHYLKQEAEGLDFQLYPGDLGKRIFDSISKQAWSEWLKKQTMLVNEKKLNMMNVEHRKLLEQEMISFLFEGKEIHIEGYVPPTK
- the rpoH gene encoding RNA polymerase sigma factor RpoH; this encodes MTKEINAMLIPQGNLESYIRAANEYPMLTAEEEKELAERLYYHEDVEAAKKLILSHLRFVIHIARGYSGYGLPQADLIQEGNIGLMKAVKRFNPEVGVRLVSFAVHWVKAEIHEYVLRNWRIVKVATTKAQRKLFFNLRKTKQRLGWFKQNEVNMVADELGVSVDDVKEMESRMSGLDMAFELPTEDHEESYAPALYLEDKSSNFAAELEQENFETQAVDQLNQALNCLDQRSRHIIQTRWLDENKATLQELADQYGVSAERIRQLENNALKKLKNAVSFA
- a CDS encoding YggL family protein produces the protein MAYQHNRRQRKKMHLGEFQELGFLVNWQFAEGTDVNTIDQVVDRFIGEVIKPNGLAYEGSGYLHWEGLVCLEKAGKCDESHRELVKNWLENNGIQQIEISQLFDIWWDYPVNTK
- the uraH gene encoding hydroxyisourate hydrolase, coding for MMHSDFIPHLSTHILDLNLGKPAVNVKVELYQQQHDQGWLQLDQQLTNGEGRINRFNLSVPASLKSTLTHCYKLRFYSGEYYSPQFSFYPYIDILFQLDPTQSDYHIPLTLSPFGYSTYRGC
- the mutY gene encoding A/G-specific adenine glycosylase; translated protein: MLAKSTPHAPFARAVLAWYDKYGRKNLPWQQNKTLYGVWLSEVMLQQTQVVTVIPYFQRFIQTFPTPTALANAEIDQVLHLWTGLGYYARARNLHKAAQQIRDQFQGEFPTCFEQVLSLPGIGRSTAGAILSSCLNAPYPILDGNVKRVLSRYFAITGWSGEKSIENRLWQLSAQVTPSTQVANFNQAMMDIGAIVCTRTKPKCSLCPLEKECVANQTGQQAQFPTKKPKKTLPVRQSYFLLLRNGQKVLLEQRELSGLWGGLYCFPQFDSQDQLEQALQQQGIKHYQHLPTFRHTFSHFHLDIYPIVADYIPQEREAMENDDCYKVKEREGEYLTSIQNLPKYWYDLTQTEVHQIGLATPVKNLLLQLQAM
- the trmB gene encoding tRNA (guanosine(46)-N7)-methyltransferase TrmB; the protein is MSTTPKTTFADQKRKTVTTEEFTTDGRYMRKIRSFVLRTGRLSAAQRSAMNENWYFYGLEHQKTPFNFAEIFQNNHPVILEIGFGMGRSLVEMAEQNPQYNYLGIEVHTPGVGACIAYAKQKEIKNLRIICHDAIEILNESIADSSLGGLQLFFPDPWHKAKHHKRRIVQPAFMQLIMQKLQSGGFVHMATDWENYAEQMLEVLSQTSGLENTSKTNDFIPRPIFRPLTKFEERGHRLGHGVWDLYFIKK